In a genomic window of Coriobacteriia bacterium:
- a CDS encoding N-6 DNA methylase, with product MAKKSENTAEIGFEEQIWKAADKLRGNLDASEYKSVILGLIFLKYISDKFDERYQELVDEGDGFEEDRDEYSYRNIFYVPASARWSEIAAAAHEPEIGKVIDEAMRQIEAENPKLKNILPKNFARQELDKRRLGDVVDLFTNVQMAEKGDTRDILGRTYEYCLSKFAEAEGKNAGEFYTPACIVKTLVEIIEPYHGRVYDPCCGSGGMFVQSAEFVKRHQGNIDDLSIYGQESNPTTWKMATMNLAIRGIDANLGPANKDTFFDDVHKFEDFDFILANPPFNLKDWGGKELANDPRWEFGTPPEGNANFAWVQHMIHHLAQGGRMGMVLANGSLSSQSGGEGDIRKAIVDADLVEGIVAMPDKLFYSTGIPVSLWIISKGKSRPGETLFIDAREMGTMVSRRLREFTDEDIARVARAFDAFREGKLEEEKGFSAIATIDDIAKQDYILTPGRYVGIADVEDDGEPFEEKMERLTGELAKCFEESNRLQEQIKKNLEAIGYGM from the coding sequence ATGGCAAAAAAGAGCGAGAATACCGCGGAGATAGGTTTCGAGGAGCAAATTTGGAAGGCGGCCGACAAGCTTCGCGGCAACCTAGATGCTTCGGAGTACAAAAGCGTTATCTTGGGTCTAATCTTCCTGAAATACATTTCCGACAAGTTTGACGAACGCTATCAGGAGCTTGTCGACGAGGGCGATGGTTTTGAGGAAGACAGAGATGAATACAGCTATAGAAACATTTTCTATGTCCCCGCAAGCGCTCGCTGGTCTGAAATAGCCGCAGCTGCGCATGAGCCGGAGATTGGCAAAGTCATCGACGAGGCCATGCGCCAAATCGAAGCCGAAAATCCGAAGCTCAAGAATATCCTTCCCAAGAACTTTGCCCGGCAAGAACTGGATAAGCGCCGCCTTGGCGATGTGGTGGACCTTTTCACCAATGTTCAAATGGCTGAGAAAGGCGATACGAGGGATATTCTTGGTCGAACTTATGAGTACTGCCTGAGCAAGTTTGCCGAAGCCGAGGGAAAGAACGCTGGCGAATTCTACACGCCGGCGTGTATCGTGAAGACGCTCGTCGAGATTATCGAGCCCTATCATGGGCGCGTATACGACCCTTGCTGTGGAAGTGGCGGGATGTTCGTGCAGTCGGCCGAGTTCGTCAAGCGTCACCAAGGCAACATTGACGATTTGTCTATTTATGGTCAGGAGAGCAATCCGACCACTTGGAAAATGGCGACAATGAACCTTGCCATCAGGGGTATTGATGCGAACCTTGGACCAGCGAATAAAGATACGTTCTTTGATGATGTTCACAAGTTCGAGGACTTCGACTTCATCCTGGCTAACCCTCCGTTCAATTTGAAAGATTGGGGAGGCAAGGAACTTGCGAATGATCCGCGATGGGAATTTGGCACCCCTCCTGAAGGAAATGCGAACTTCGCATGGGTGCAGCACATGATTCACCATCTTGCCCAAGGCGGCCGCATGGGAATGGTGCTTGCCAATGGCTCATTATCGAGTCAATCGGGCGGTGAAGGTGACATCAGAAAAGCCATCGTCGATGCCGATTTGGTTGAGGGTATCGTAGCCATGCCTGACAAGCTTTTCTACAGCACGGGCATTCCCGTTAGTCTCTGGATCATTTCGAAGGGAAAGTCTCGACCAGGAGAGACGCTTTTCATCGATGCCCGCGAGATGGGCACGATGGTGAGCCGCAGGTTGCGTGAGTTTACCGATGAGGATATCGCGAGAGTCGCCAGAGCATTCGACGCTTTCAGGGAGGGCAAGCTTGAAGAAGAAAAGGGCTTCAGTGCGATAGCCACTATCGATGACATCGCAAAGCAGGATTACATCCTTACGCCCGGGCGTTATGTGGGCATCGCCGATGTCGAAGATGATGGTGAACCTTTCGAGGAAAAGATGGAACGCTTGACCGGCGAGTTGGCGAAGTGCTTCGAAGAATCCAATCGCTTGCAAGAACAGATTAAGAAGAATCTGGAGGCGATTGGGTATGGGATGTAA
- a CDS encoding IS256 family transposase, with protein MTAMNSLEQQQALCQDLPRFDDGMVNIQELIRIMAESLVNEIMDAQAEDACADGNRRNGYRERMLHTSVGTINLRIPKLRRGSYFPEDLIVRYSRVDRAVIAAISEMVTNGVSTRKVERVAHTMGIERMSSSQVSRICESLDDIVADLQSRDLSEVAYPYIWLDATYIKCRDEGHVSSCALVTAIGVGADGYRRLLSLDAIDTETYAGWISFLRSLRERGVDGVACVTSDAHEGLRRAIEEVFPGAAWQRCIVHLMRNAASSAPTRQKRAAVLAILHAVFDERDPDLVRELYHLACEEVSSFCPKAAELLEEAEADALAYLDFPYAHHRRLRTNNVQERANRELKRRSRVVQVFPSRKSLIRMLGAVFSEMDEDWASRRWFTEESIAQATAPSKPTAPAPAYEGTAEEHARRIIDVVVADNPIGRRAA; from the coding sequence ATGACCGCAATGAACAGTTTAGAGCAGCAGCAAGCACTTTGCCAAGATTTACCGAGATTCGATGACGGGATGGTCAACATCCAAGAGCTCATCCGCATCATGGCCGAATCGCTTGTAAACGAGATAATGGACGCGCAGGCAGAAGACGCCTGCGCCGATGGCAACCGGAGAAACGGATATCGCGAGCGGATGCTTCACACCAGTGTTGGCACGATCAACCTGCGCATCCCAAAACTCAGGCGAGGCAGCTATTTCCCAGAGGATCTGATAGTGCGTTATTCACGGGTGGATCGTGCGGTAATCGCGGCGATATCGGAAATGGTGACAAATGGTGTGTCAACAAGGAAGGTCGAGCGCGTAGCTCACACTATGGGCATCGAGCGCATGAGCTCAAGCCAAGTGTCGCGGATCTGCGAGTCCTTGGATGACATCGTGGCCGATTTGCAGAGCCGCGATCTTTCGGAGGTGGCATATCCCTACATCTGGCTCGATGCCACCTATATCAAATGCCGTGATGAAGGTCATGTCTCCTCTTGCGCCCTCGTTACCGCGATTGGTGTCGGCGCTGATGGTTATAGGCGCCTGCTGAGCCTTGATGCCATCGATACGGAGACCTATGCAGGCTGGATCTCATTCTTGAGGTCGCTTCGCGAGAGAGGGGTAGACGGTGTAGCCTGCGTGACCTCCGATGCCCATGAGGGACTGAGGCGTGCGATAGAGGAGGTCTTTCCAGGAGCTGCTTGGCAACGCTGCATCGTGCACTTGATGAGGAATGCCGCATCAAGTGCACCCACGAGGCAAAAGAGGGCGGCTGTGCTCGCCATCCTGCACGCCGTCTTCGACGAGCGCGACCCGGATCTCGTGCGCGAGCTCTACCATCTTGCATGCGAGGAGGTCTCCAGCTTCTGTCCGAAGGCGGCGGAGCTTTTGGAGGAGGCAGAGGCGGATGCCCTCGCCTATCTCGATTTTCCCTATGCCCACCACAGGCGCCTTCGCACCAACAACGTGCAGGAGCGTGCCAACCGCGAGCTCAAGAGGAGGAGCCGCGTAGTGCAGGTATTCCCATCCAGAAAGTCGCTGATCCGGATGCTGGGAGCCGTGTTCTCCGAGATGGACGAGGATTGGGCGAGCAGGAGATGGTTCACGGAGGAATCGATCGCTCAGGCAACGGCTCCGTCAAAGCCGACCGCTCCTGCGCCTGCATACGAGGGAACCGCCGAAGAGCATGCGAGGCGGATCATCGATGTCGTGGTCGCCGATAATCCGATTGGAAGGAGGGCCGCCTAG